From the genome of Fundulus heteroclitus isolate FHET01 chromosome 7, MU-UCD_Fhet_4.1, whole genome shotgun sequence, one region includes:
- the dip2a gene encoding disco-interacting protein 2 homolog A isoform X11 translates to MPMPSKRRSVLVQSSVEACTPPDTSSASEDEGSLRRQGRLATSTPYQGHSHPAVEHWFNRVIQGSSTSSSASSTSSHPGGRSVTNSTAHAALNANAAATALADLMAHTQLVQQPDPNQPRPEGQQMSPLEGEPLGVVTNWPPSLPAALHRWGSTHPKSPCLTALDNAGKPVYTLTYGKLWTRSQKLAYTLLNKLSSRNEPLLMPGDRVALVFPNSDPVMFMVAFFGCLLAELVPVPIEVPLTRKDAGSQQIGFLLGSCGVTLALTTDACQKGLPKAQTGEVATFKGWPRLLWFVTDGKHVVKPPKDWHPPIREASNDIAYIEYKTSKEGSTMGITVSHSAMLAHCQALTQACGYTEGETITNVLDFKREAGLWHGVLTSVMNRMHVISIPYSLMKVNPLSWIQKVHVYKARVAVVKSRDMHWSLLAQRDQRDISLSSLRMLIVADGANPWSISSCDAFLNVFQARGLRPEVICPCASSSEAMTVAIRRPPEMGVPPPGKAVLSMSGLSHSVIRVDTEEKLSVLTVQDVGQVMPGALVCVVRVEGTPFLCQTDEVGEICVSSGSSRLAYYGLPGMTKNIFETVPVKPSGVPISDRPFTRTSLLGFVGPDNLVFVVGKMEGLMVVSSRRHNADDVVATALAVEPMKFVYRGRIAVFSVSVLHDERIVVVAEQRPDSSEEDSFQWMSRVLQAIDSIHQVGVYCLALVPANTLPKAPLGGIHISETKQRFLEGALHPCNVLMCPHTCVTNLPKPRQKQPEVGPASMIVGNLVAGKRIAQACGRDLGQLEDNDQARKFLYIQDVLQWRAQATPDHPLFLVLNSKGTVASTASCLQLHKRAERVAAALMGRLNTGDHVALVYPPGIDLIATFYGCLYAGCVPVTVRPPHPQNLATTLPTVKMIVEVSKSVCILTTQAIMKLLKSKEATAAVDIKSWPTVMDTDDLPRKKCPQTYKPPTPEMLAYLDFSVSTTGILAGVKMSHSATSALCRSIKLQCELYPSRQIAICLDPYCGLGLALWCLCSVYSGHQSILVPPLELESNASLWLAAVSQYKVRVTFCSYSVMEMCTKGLGSQTEALRLRNVNLSCVRTCMVVAEERPRITLTQSFSKIFKDLGLSPRAVSTTFGCRVNVAICLQPNRLGKLAEQGTSGPDPTTVYVDMRALRHDRVRLVERGSPHSLPLMESGKILPGVKVIIANTETKGPLGDSHLGEVWVSSPHNATGYYTVYGEEALHADHFNTKLSFGDTQTVWARTGYLGFLRRTDLTDASGERHDALYVVGSLDETLELRGMRYHPIDIETSVIRAHKSIAECAVFTWTNLLVVVVELEGSEQEALDLVALVTNVVLEEHYLIVGVVVVVDPGVIPINSRGEKQRMHLRDGFLADQLDPIYVAYNM, encoded by the exons TCCAGCAGCCTGATCCCAACCAGCCCAGGCCAGAAGGCCAGCAGATGAGCCCCCTGGAAGGAGAGCCGCTCGGGGTGGTCACCAACTGGCCTCCTTCTTTGCCAGCAGCCCTGCACAGGTGGGGCAGCACTCATCCGAAGAGCCCCTGCCTGACAGCACTCGACAACGCTGGCAAGCCCGTCTACACGCTCACCTACG GTAAACTGTGGACCCGCAGTCAGAAACTGGCCTACACGTTGCTAAACAAGCTGAGCAGCAGGAACGAGCCTCTGCTAATGCCCGGAGACAGA GTTGCGCTCGTTTTCCCCAACAGCGACCCAGTGATGTTCATGGTGGCCTTCTTCGGCTGTCTCCTGGCGGAGCTGGTACCCGTGCCTATCGAAGTACCGCTGACCAGAAAG GATGCGGGCAGTCAGCAGATCGGCTTTCTGTTGGGCAGCTGTGGGGTCACGTTGGCACTGACCACTGATGCTTGTCAGAAAGGCCTGCCCAAAGCTCAAACAGGGGAGGTGGCCACTTTCAAAG GCTGGCCACGGCTGCTTTGGTTCGTGACGGATGGGAAACATGTTGTGAAGCCGCCAAAGGACTGGCACCCGCCAATACGGGAAGCCAGCAATGATATCGCTTACATAGAA tataaaaccagcaaagaGGGCAGCACCATGGGGATAACCGTGTCCCATTCGGCCATGCTGGCTCACTGTCAGGCCCTCACGCAGGCCTGCGGCTACACCGAAG GTGAGACCATCACCAATGTTCTGGACTTTAAACGAGAAGCAGGATTATGGCACGGCGTCCTCACG AGCGTCATGAACCGGATGCATGTGATCAGCATCCCCTACTCCCTGATGAAAGTCAACCCTCTGTCCTGGATACAGAAGGTTCACGTGTACAAGG CGCGGGTAGCCGTGGTGAAGTCGAGGGACATGCACTGGTCTCTGCTGGCCCAGAGGGACCAGAGAGACATCAGTCTGAGCTCACTGCGGATGCTGATCGTAGCCGATGGAGCTAACCCCT GGTCCATATCGTCCTGCGACGCCTTCCTCAATGTGTTTCAGGCACGTGGGCTGCGACCTGAGGTGATCTGCCCATGTGCCAGCTCCTCAGAAGCAATGACTGTCGCCATCCGGAG ACCTCCAGAGATGGGCGTTCCTCCTCCAGGCAAAGCGGTGCTGTCCATGAGCGGCCTGAGTCACAGTGTGATCCGAGTGGACACTGAGGAGAAACTCTCCGTCCTCACAGTGCAGGACGTGGGACAGGTCATGCCTGGAG CTCTTGTTTGCGTGGTGCGAGTGGAGGGAACACCTTTCCTCTGCCAGACGGACGAGGTTGGAGAGATCTGCGTCAGCTCAGGCAGCTCTCGTTTAGCGTACTACGGTCTCCCAGGAATGACCAAGAACATCTTTGAG ACTGTCCCAGTGAAACCATCCGGAGTTCCCATCAGTGACAGACCTTTCACCAGAACCTCACTGCTCGGTTTTGTGGGACCA gacAACCTTGTGTTTGTCGTTGGGAAGATGGAAGGCCTCATGGTCGTCAGCAGCCGGAGACACAACGCCGATGATGTGGTCGCCACGGCACTGGCTGTGGAGCCCATGAAGTTTGTGTACAGGGGAAG GATTGCCGTGTTTTCAGTGTCGGTCCTGCACGACGAGAGGATCGTGGTGGTGGCCGAGCAGAGGCCAGACTCCTCAGAGGAGGACAGCTTCCAGTGGATGAGCCGTGTCCTTCAG GCCATCGACAGCATCCACCAGGTTGGGGTGTACTGCCTGGCTCTGGTGCCTGCCAACACTCTTCCTAAAGCTCCTTTGGGCGGCATCCACATATCGGAGACCAAGCAGCGCTTCCTGGAGGGCGCCCTGCATCCCTGCAACGTCCTCATGTGTCCTCACACGTGTGTCACCAACCTGCCCAAACCGAGACAAAAGCAACCTG AGGTCGGTCCCGCTTCCATGATAGTGGGCAACCTGGTGGCAGGCAAGAGGATAGCACAAGCCTGTGGGAGAGACCTGGGTCAGCTCGAGGACAATGACCAGGCACGTAAG TTCCTCTACATCCAGGATGTGCTACAGTGGAGAGCTCAGGCCACACCGGATCATCCTCTGTTCCTCGTTCTCAACTCTAAG GGCACGGTGGCCAGCAcagcttcctgtctgcagcTGCACAAGCGGGCGGAGCGAGTGGCGGCCGCGCTGATGGGACGCCTCAACACTGGGGACCACGTAGCACTCGTCTACCCACCGG GAATCGACCTGATTGCGACCTTCTACGGCTGCCTGTATGCCGGGTGTGTCCCGGTCACCGTTCGACCCCCGCACCCGCAGAACCTGGCCACCACCCTGCCTACTGTCAAAATGATTGTGGAG GTCAGTAAGTCTGTGTGTATCCTGACAACCCAAGCAATAATGAAGCTACTGAAATCCAAAGAGGCTACCGCAGCTGTGGACATTAAGAGCTGGCCCACCGTGATGGACACGG ATGACCTCCCCAGGAAGAAGTGTCCTCAGACGTACAAACCGCCCACACCGGAGATGTTAGCTTACCTGGACTTCAGTGTCTCCACAACTGGGATCCTGGCAGGGGTGAAA ATGTCTCACTCTGCCACCAGTGCCTTGTGTCGCTCCATCAAGCTGCAGTGTGAGCTCTACCCTTCCCGGCAGATCGCCATCTGCCTGGACCCCTACTGCGGCCTGGGATTGGCTCTCTGGTGCCTGTGCAG TGTTTACTCCGGCCACCAGTCGATCCTCGTTCCTCCTCTGGAGTTGGAGAGTAACGCGTCTCTCTGGCTCGCCGCTGTCAGCCAGTACAAGGTCCGGGTCACCTTCTGCTCGTATTCAGTCATGGAGATGTGCACCAAGGGTCTAGGCTCACAGACCGAAGCCCTACGG TTGCGAAATGTGAATCTGTCCTGTGTGCGAACgtgcatggtggtggcagaggAGAGGCCTCGTATCACCCTCACCCAGTCCTTCTCCAAGATCTTCAAAGACCTGGGGCTCTCACCTCGAGCCGTCAGCACCACCTTCGGCTGCAGAGTGAACGTAGCAATCTGTCTGCAG CCCAACAGGTTAGGGAAACTGGCTGAGCAG GGAACATCCGGACCAGATCCCACCACTGTTTATGTGGATATGAGAGCCCTACGGCACGACAG GGTTCGCCTTGTTGAGAGAGGATCCCCTCACAGTCTGCCCCTGATGGAGTCTGGCAAG ATCCTTCCTGGAGTGAAAGTGATCATTGCcaacacagagaccaaagggCCTTTAGGAGACTCACATCTAGGAGAG GTCTGGGTGAGCAGTCCTCACAACGCCACGGGCTACTACACGGTTTATGGCGAGGAGGCGCTGCACGCTGACCACTTTAACACCAAGCTCAGCTTCGGAGACACCCAGACGGTCTGGGCAAGAACCGGTTATCTGGGCTTCCTGCGACGCACTGACCTCACCGATGCTAGTGGAG AGCGGCATGACGCCCTCTATGTGGTGGGCTCTCTTGACGAGACTCTGGAGCTGCGGGGAATGAGGTATCACCCCATCGACATTGAGACCTCTGTTATCCGTGCGCACAAGAGCATAGCTGAATG TGCGGTGTTCACATGGACCAACCTCCTGGTCGTAGTGGTGGAGCTGGAGGGCTCCGAGCAGGAGGCCCTGGACCTGGTGGCGTTGGTGACCAACGTCGTCCTGGAGGAGCACTACCTCATCGTGGGagtagtggtggtggtggaccCCGGCGTCATCCCCATAAACTCCAGAGGGGAGAAGCAGCGGATGCACCTCAGAGACGGATTCCTGGCCGACCAGCTGGACCCCATTTATGTGGCGTACAACATGTGA
- the dip2a gene encoding disco-interacting protein 2 homolog A isoform X7 translates to MPMPSKRRSVLVQSSVEACTPPDTSSASEDEGSLRRQGRLATSTPYQGHSHPAVEHWFNRVIQGSSTSSSASSTSSHPGGRSVTNSTAHAALNANAAATALADLMAHTQLGVPVNSRVSNKIQQLLNTLKRPKRPPLREFFVDDFEELLDVQQPDPNQPRPEGQQMSPLEGEPLGVVTNWPPSLPAALHRWGSTHPKSPCLTALDNAGKPVYTLTYGKLWTRSQKLAYTLLNKLSSRNEPLLMPGDRVALVFPNSDPVMFMVAFFGCLLAELVPVPIEVPLTRKDAGSQQIGFLLGSCGVTLALTTDACQKGLPKAQTGEVATFKGWPRLLWFVTDGKHVVKPPKDWHPPIREASNDIAYIEYKTSKEGSTMGITVSHSAMLAHCQALTQACGYTEGETITNVLDFKREAGLWHGVLTSVMNRMHVISIPYSLMKVNPLSWIQKVHVYKARVAVVKSRDMHWSLLAQRDQRDISLSSLRMLIVADGANPWSISSCDAFLNVFQARGLRPEVICPCASSSEAMTVAIRRPPEMGVPPPGKAVLSMSGLSHSVIRVDTEEKLSVLTVQDVGQVMPGALVCVVRVEGTPFLCQTDEVGEICVSSGSSRLAYYGLPGMTKNIFETVPVKPSGVPISDRPFTRTSLLGFVGPDNLVFVVGKMEGLMVVSSRRHNADDVVATALAVEPMKFVYRGRIAVFSVSVLHDERIVVVAEQRPDSSEEDSFQWMSRVLQAIDSIHQVGVYCLALVPANTLPKAPLGGIHISETKQRFLEGALHPCNVLMCPHTCVTNLPKPRQKQPEVGPASMIVGNLVAGKRIAQACGRDLGQLEDNDQARKFLYIQDVLQWRAQATPDHPLFLVLNSKGTVASTASCLQLHKRAERVAAALMGRLNTGDHVALVYPPGIDLIATFYGCLYAGCVPVTVRPPHPQNLATTLPTVKMIVEVSKSVCILTTQAIMKLLKSKEATAAVDIKSWPTVMDTDDLPRKKCPQTYKPPTPEMLAYLDFSVSTTGILAGVKMSHSATSALCRSIKLQCELYPSRQIAICLDPYCGLGLALWCLCSVYSGHQSILVPPLELESNASLWLAAVSQYKVRVTFCSYSVMEMCTKGLGSQTEALRLRNVNLSCVRTCMVVAEERPRITLTQSFSKIFKDLGLSPRAVSTTFGCRVNVAICLQPNRLGKLAEQGTSGPDPTTVYVDMRALRHDRVRLVERGSPHSLPLMESGKILPGVKVIIANTETKGPLGDSHLGEVWVSSPHNATGYYTVYGEEALHADHFNTKLSFGDTQTVWARTGYLGFLRRTDLTDASGERHDALYVVGSLDETLELRGMRYHPIDIETSVIRAHKSIAECAVFTWTNLLVVVVELEGSEQEALDLVALVTNVVLEEHYLIVGVVVVVDPGVIPINSRGEKQRMHLRDGFLADQLDPIYVAYNM, encoded by the exons GTGTTCCTGTCAACAGTCGTGTCTCCAACaaaatccagcagctgctcAATACATTAAAGAGACCAAAGCGTCCACCATTGCGTGAGTTCTTTGTTGACGACTTCGAGGAGCTTTTAGATG TCCAGCAGCCTGATCCCAACCAGCCCAGGCCAGAAGGCCAGCAGATGAGCCCCCTGGAAGGAGAGCCGCTCGGGGTGGTCACCAACTGGCCTCCTTCTTTGCCAGCAGCCCTGCACAGGTGGGGCAGCACTCATCCGAAGAGCCCCTGCCTGACAGCACTCGACAACGCTGGCAAGCCCGTCTACACGCTCACCTACG GTAAACTGTGGACCCGCAGTCAGAAACTGGCCTACACGTTGCTAAACAAGCTGAGCAGCAGGAACGAGCCTCTGCTAATGCCCGGAGACAGA GTTGCGCTCGTTTTCCCCAACAGCGACCCAGTGATGTTCATGGTGGCCTTCTTCGGCTGTCTCCTGGCGGAGCTGGTACCCGTGCCTATCGAAGTACCGCTGACCAGAAAG GATGCGGGCAGTCAGCAGATCGGCTTTCTGTTGGGCAGCTGTGGGGTCACGTTGGCACTGACCACTGATGCTTGTCAGAAAGGCCTGCCCAAAGCTCAAACAGGGGAGGTGGCCACTTTCAAAG GCTGGCCACGGCTGCTTTGGTTCGTGACGGATGGGAAACATGTTGTGAAGCCGCCAAAGGACTGGCACCCGCCAATACGGGAAGCCAGCAATGATATCGCTTACATAGAA tataaaaccagcaaagaGGGCAGCACCATGGGGATAACCGTGTCCCATTCGGCCATGCTGGCTCACTGTCAGGCCCTCACGCAGGCCTGCGGCTACACCGAAG GTGAGACCATCACCAATGTTCTGGACTTTAAACGAGAAGCAGGATTATGGCACGGCGTCCTCACG AGCGTCATGAACCGGATGCATGTGATCAGCATCCCCTACTCCCTGATGAAAGTCAACCCTCTGTCCTGGATACAGAAGGTTCACGTGTACAAGG CGCGGGTAGCCGTGGTGAAGTCGAGGGACATGCACTGGTCTCTGCTGGCCCAGAGGGACCAGAGAGACATCAGTCTGAGCTCACTGCGGATGCTGATCGTAGCCGATGGAGCTAACCCCT GGTCCATATCGTCCTGCGACGCCTTCCTCAATGTGTTTCAGGCACGTGGGCTGCGACCTGAGGTGATCTGCCCATGTGCCAGCTCCTCAGAAGCAATGACTGTCGCCATCCGGAG ACCTCCAGAGATGGGCGTTCCTCCTCCAGGCAAAGCGGTGCTGTCCATGAGCGGCCTGAGTCACAGTGTGATCCGAGTGGACACTGAGGAGAAACTCTCCGTCCTCACAGTGCAGGACGTGGGACAGGTCATGCCTGGAG CTCTTGTTTGCGTGGTGCGAGTGGAGGGAACACCTTTCCTCTGCCAGACGGACGAGGTTGGAGAGATCTGCGTCAGCTCAGGCAGCTCTCGTTTAGCGTACTACGGTCTCCCAGGAATGACCAAGAACATCTTTGAG ACTGTCCCAGTGAAACCATCCGGAGTTCCCATCAGTGACAGACCTTTCACCAGAACCTCACTGCTCGGTTTTGTGGGACCA gacAACCTTGTGTTTGTCGTTGGGAAGATGGAAGGCCTCATGGTCGTCAGCAGCCGGAGACACAACGCCGATGATGTGGTCGCCACGGCACTGGCTGTGGAGCCCATGAAGTTTGTGTACAGGGGAAG GATTGCCGTGTTTTCAGTGTCGGTCCTGCACGACGAGAGGATCGTGGTGGTGGCCGAGCAGAGGCCAGACTCCTCAGAGGAGGACAGCTTCCAGTGGATGAGCCGTGTCCTTCAG GCCATCGACAGCATCCACCAGGTTGGGGTGTACTGCCTGGCTCTGGTGCCTGCCAACACTCTTCCTAAAGCTCCTTTGGGCGGCATCCACATATCGGAGACCAAGCAGCGCTTCCTGGAGGGCGCCCTGCATCCCTGCAACGTCCTCATGTGTCCTCACACGTGTGTCACCAACCTGCCCAAACCGAGACAAAAGCAACCTG AGGTCGGTCCCGCTTCCATGATAGTGGGCAACCTGGTGGCAGGCAAGAGGATAGCACAAGCCTGTGGGAGAGACCTGGGTCAGCTCGAGGACAATGACCAGGCACGTAAG TTCCTCTACATCCAGGATGTGCTACAGTGGAGAGCTCAGGCCACACCGGATCATCCTCTGTTCCTCGTTCTCAACTCTAAG GGCACGGTGGCCAGCAcagcttcctgtctgcagcTGCACAAGCGGGCGGAGCGAGTGGCGGCCGCGCTGATGGGACGCCTCAACACTGGGGACCACGTAGCACTCGTCTACCCACCGG GAATCGACCTGATTGCGACCTTCTACGGCTGCCTGTATGCCGGGTGTGTCCCGGTCACCGTTCGACCCCCGCACCCGCAGAACCTGGCCACCACCCTGCCTACTGTCAAAATGATTGTGGAG GTCAGTAAGTCTGTGTGTATCCTGACAACCCAAGCAATAATGAAGCTACTGAAATCCAAAGAGGCTACCGCAGCTGTGGACATTAAGAGCTGGCCCACCGTGATGGACACGG ATGACCTCCCCAGGAAGAAGTGTCCTCAGACGTACAAACCGCCCACACCGGAGATGTTAGCTTACCTGGACTTCAGTGTCTCCACAACTGGGATCCTGGCAGGGGTGAAA ATGTCTCACTCTGCCACCAGTGCCTTGTGTCGCTCCATCAAGCTGCAGTGTGAGCTCTACCCTTCCCGGCAGATCGCCATCTGCCTGGACCCCTACTGCGGCCTGGGATTGGCTCTCTGGTGCCTGTGCAG TGTTTACTCCGGCCACCAGTCGATCCTCGTTCCTCCTCTGGAGTTGGAGAGTAACGCGTCTCTCTGGCTCGCCGCTGTCAGCCAGTACAAGGTCCGGGTCACCTTCTGCTCGTATTCAGTCATGGAGATGTGCACCAAGGGTCTAGGCTCACAGACCGAAGCCCTACGG TTGCGAAATGTGAATCTGTCCTGTGTGCGAACgtgcatggtggtggcagaggAGAGGCCTCGTATCACCCTCACCCAGTCCTTCTCCAAGATCTTCAAAGACCTGGGGCTCTCACCTCGAGCCGTCAGCACCACCTTCGGCTGCAGAGTGAACGTAGCAATCTGTCTGCAG CCCAACAGGTTAGGGAAACTGGCTGAGCAG GGAACATCCGGACCAGATCCCACCACTGTTTATGTGGATATGAGAGCCCTACGGCACGACAG GGTTCGCCTTGTTGAGAGAGGATCCCCTCACAGTCTGCCCCTGATGGAGTCTGGCAAG ATCCTTCCTGGAGTGAAAGTGATCATTGCcaacacagagaccaaagggCCTTTAGGAGACTCACATCTAGGAGAG GTCTGGGTGAGCAGTCCTCACAACGCCACGGGCTACTACACGGTTTATGGCGAGGAGGCGCTGCACGCTGACCACTTTAACACCAAGCTCAGCTTCGGAGACACCCAGACGGTCTGGGCAAGAACCGGTTATCTGGGCTTCCTGCGACGCACTGACCTCACCGATGCTAGTGGAG AGCGGCATGACGCCCTCTATGTGGTGGGCTCTCTTGACGAGACTCTGGAGCTGCGGGGAATGAGGTATCACCCCATCGACATTGAGACCTCTGTTATCCGTGCGCACAAGAGCATAGCTGAATG TGCGGTGTTCACATGGACCAACCTCCTGGTCGTAGTGGTGGAGCTGGAGGGCTCCGAGCAGGAGGCCCTGGACCTGGTGGCGTTGGTGACCAACGTCGTCCTGGAGGAGCACTACCTCATCGTGGGagtagtggtggtggtggaccCCGGCGTCATCCCCATAAACTCCAGAGGGGAGAAGCAGCGGATGCACCTCAGAGACGGATTCCTGGCCGACCAGCTGGACCCCATTTATGTGGCGTACAACATGTGA